A region of Salmo salar chromosome ssa17, Ssal_v3.1, whole genome shotgun sequence DNA encodes the following proteins:
- the blzf1 gene encoding golgin-45, whose product MSTAAVADRGSVRPVRGPGDGMETDEPPVAKEIGVVDTPLSSVPLLKVASPKQSPKTTHPSPASLQHSPHSTPQQSPRASPRDIASAPQLPGVLHLGKVPREACVVVEAVRIVVPRAAISRSGGHVGPAEEKGEAWAGQQMDERPPSPSLPLEDLRGAMEKLQNSERRLLQDKEGLLNQLHVQTEVNRELKKLLVASVGDDLQYHFERLAREKNQMILENEALGRSLASTAEQLERMSIQCDVWRTKFLASRVMAEELTNARVSLQHQTREAQSVITDLLSERDEFSRDMMLTHRSLEQLLVSLQWGRQQTYYPSAQPLSTGELALANHKLAEAINSRLLGKVGPVGSSSGAGLRKGRQASELPITSHTPAEKMAEKVLKILDPISCSDNEEKTSPLSISDSSAFLTTKKSIGRFHPYTRYENITFNCCERCSGDILVL is encoded by the exons ATGTCTACTGCCGCAGTAGCAGACAGAG GTTCCGTCCGTCCAGTCAGGGGCCCCGGCGACGGCATGGAGACAGACGAGCCCCCAGTCGCTAAGGAGATCGGTGTCGTGGATACGCCTCTGTCTTCGGTGCCGCTACTTAAAGTAGCTAGTCCCAAACAAAGTCCCAAGACGACGCACCCTTCCCCCGCCAGCCTCCAGCACAGCCCCCACTCCACCCCCCAGCAGAGCCCCAGAGCCAGTCCCAGAGACATCGCGTCTGCCCCTCAGCTCCCCGGGGTGCTCCACCTGGGGAAGGTTCCCCGGGAGGCCTGCGTAGTGGTGGAGGCGGTGAGGATCGTTGTTCCCCGTGCCGCCATCAGCCGGAGTGGGGGTCATGTGGGTCCGgctgaggagaaaggagaggcctGGGCTGGGCAGCAGATGGACGAACGACCCccgtctccctcccttcctctggaGGACCTGAGAGGAGCCATGGAGAAGCTGCAGAACTCAGAGAGAAGACTGCTACAGGACAAGGAGGGActcctcaaccagcttcatgtacAGACTGAG GTGAACAGAGAGTTGAAGAAGCTGCTGGTAGCCTCTGTAGGAGACGACCTGCAGTACCACTTTGAGCGTCTGGCCAGAGAGAAGAACCAGATGATCTTAGAGAACGAGGCTCTGGGTCGCAGCCTGGCCTCCACGGCAGAACAGCTGGAACGCATGTCCATACAATGTGACGTCTGGAGGACCAAGTTCCTGGCGTCCAG AGTGATGGCGGAGGAGCTGACCAATGCCAGGGTTTCTCTCCAGCACCAGACCAGAGAGGCTCAGAGCGTCATCACAGACCTGCTGAGTGAGAGAGACGAGTTCTCCAGAGACATGATGTTAACCCACAG GTCTCTGGAGCAGCTGCTGGTCTCTCTCCAGTGGGGTCGACAGCAGACCTACTACCCAAGTGCCCAGCCACTCAGCACGGGAGAACTTGCCCTAGCCAATCACAAGCTGGCAGAAGCCATCAACTCCCGCCTGCTGGGTAAGGTAGGGCCTGTAGGGAGCAGCAGCGGAGCCGGGCTGAGGAAAGGAAGACAGGCCTCAGAGCTCCCTATCACCTCACACACGCCTGCTGAGAAGATGGCTGAGAAG GTGTTGAAGATCCTGGACCCTATTTCCTGTTCAGACAACGAGGAAAaaacctcccccctctctatctctgactCCTCGGCCTTCCTGACCACTAAGAAGAGCATCGGCCGGTTCCACCCTTACACTCGCTATGAGAACATCACCTTCAACTGCTGTGAGCGCTGCAGCGGAGACATCCTGGTACTCTAG